Genomic DNA from Coffea arabica cultivar ET-39 chromosome 7e, Coffea Arabica ET-39 HiFi, whole genome shotgun sequence:
CAAATTAAGGAACACTTGAAAACCAATTCGATCTCACAGGCATTCGGGACCGCGTCGtcgcgttgatccttgactagatgaaaagtttagccacgcctcatgagaaaattttCACGCAATTTAATTGATTTCAAAGGCATCTGTTTTTTCTCTAATACAATCACGAATAAACACTGTTTTTCCATTGGCCTAATAGCAAGAACGGGAGAGGAAACAAAAACGAAAGCTGTTTTTCTCTCAAACAATCACTagcctcccccccccccccccccccccccccggttAGTTCCCCTCcaattaggaaaagaaaacaaaaggtaaAGCAACTATCCAATGttccttgtttttcgtttccTAATGCTAGTAAAACTCCTCAATACTAGTAAACTCCTagtcaacaaaagaaaagggctCCGTTGTAGCACAATGTGGAGCCAGATTTGTACTTATTTTGGAAGCTTCCCACGTGCAGAGCATTCTCCCAGGAAGGTCACCCTTTTTAGCATTTTTCTGCTCCACTTCCTGTAATTCAGgcccaataccaaatataagtatatgtaaacaattaaaacaatatttggcaagaacAAAGAGGGAAATTAACCATAAAAttgctaacaattaacaccctatcacctacttggattttgagaaattctaaaTTTTAAGAAATGATTCCAAAATCTCCGTTCCGATAGTATTAATCCAAAAAGTCAATATGGGGTTTATTCCAAATCCTGATTCTAAAACCCTCTTACCAAATGCCACCTAAATATTCATGTATTAAACACCGAGGATGCATGAGGAACTATTGCTCTAGATATTAACGTTACAACCATTTTCTTACTACTATTCTAAATATTCATACATACAACTAATTCCTTGCTACTTTTGTATATACACATGCTAAAAAGTAGCAAAAGTAGCAAGGATCCTTGCTACTCTCACCTACTATCCATTTTTTGTCATATTAGTGCATAACTAAAAGAGTAGTGGTATAATATGCATAAGGAACTAATTGCACCCTGTACGGTGTTTATTGCTTGCTAAATTTGAGCATAAAATTCTATTCCAACCAAATCACTATCCAAATAGTATAAGAGAATAATACCAATGATAGCTACTGATGCTTGATCAAGTCGATTCAATCTCTCCCATTCATCCACTGTATCCTTCcaatttttgctaaaaataaaaatatatcagATTTTCAATATCAACAACTTAACATAGTAAAGATTAAAGGTGATGTATTTATTATGCTAATTTCCTAActtcattcaaaatttttttaatccacTCACTAAATTTCGTATACAAATTTCCTAATTAAAAGACATATTACTTTCTATAATAGAACATGCATACAACACCCCAGAAACACATAATAGTTTCTAATGGGAATGTAAAACACAATAAGAAGAAATATAAACAGCACACAAGCAGGAGGCAGACACccaaaagaaactaaaaagaagaataaaaaaaggaataacCAATTCAATCAAAGGACGAGTACACTGAGCAAAGGAAGCAAACCTTCTTGTTCTCAACAGAGGAAATAAAACGAAATGAAACAAAACGTAAAGAATTGTGAACTATTTCATAAATTTTTGTATCTATGTCATTATGTCTTGTGATGCACATACAAAAATTGCCAGCACATTTTGATATCAATTAAAAGCAAATATAtgcaaaaaatctaaaaaaaaaaaagaaaaagattgagacCCTTCAGCAAGCGAAAAATAGAAATAGAAGAAAGGATTAAAGAAATAGAGAGGGTTAGTAATAGACCAccgagccaaaaaaaaaaaagccacatAAGAAGCAAATTAAAAACTAACCTATTTCTTAATCGTAACCTTCAGTGCTATCATAACCTGAAATAATCCATTGTAGATAGACCCTTCAGtaaggaaaaaataaatacagaataaagaataaaagaaacagAGAGGGTTAGTAATAGACCACAGAGACCtaaaaaaacgaaaaagaaaaaatcacatAATAAGCAAATTAAAAACTAACCTGTTTCTTAATCGCAGCCTTCACTGTTATCATTACTTGAAATGATCCACTGTAGATATATAAAAATTAGTACATATAACTTTAACCAAATTAGACCTTTGattttaaattaataaaaatatagaaAGCCGTAAAAAAGATTGATCTTTTGCCCTTTTTTTGCCAGAAGGAACCATATTTTGATATCTTTTTTCCACTCAGATCAAAGACAAAGAAGATTAATTAGGGATTACACTTGAACTAAGTTTGATAATAATATACCGATTTAGACAATTTCTGAGGAAAAATATTTCAACCTTGGAAGCTTCATATCCAGATTCTAAGAAATAAGAAGTCGACatcaatgaaaaaataaaaacaagaaagaaacataAGTAAAGTAGGAAGAAGAAATAGATAATTACTGATGGTTAGGTAAAATCACAGCTAGAAATGCTTTTGTTAGATACATCCAAAGGATTCCATCACTGGCTGCTTCTTTGACCATATTTTTCTAAGAGCAAAAGACGTGGAATAAGTTGAGGGTTTGAGAGAAGATTTTGGTAGAAATCACTTCAAGTCGTAGGTGTGATTTAGGGCTACGAAAAAAATTTTAGGgtggaaaaaaggaagaaggaacGTGTAGATGTTGATGAGTGATGTAATGGCTTTAGAgtggaaaaaatgaaatggaTAAAGCAGCAGAAGTGTCTGGAGTCTCAAGACTAAACTGATGGCAAACGCATGGGCACCCCttgggttaaaaaaattaaggttttggaaaaaaggaCAAACCGAAAATAGATGAGAAATTTTAGAGGATGGGATGAGAGGAagaatggaaaagaaagaagaggagaAGAAGTGGCGAATCTCTGGAGAGAAAACCCTACAATAATTCTATTGATCTCCAAACAACAATCTTCTTGTGACTGACAAGACGAAGATGAAATTGAAAGAGGGAGTTCTCGAGAATGATGAAGCTGAGTATTCTGAGTATTGGTTGGGACTTTCAAAACGGCCGTTGACTTCAATGGTATCATCGGGGGACTTGAAAACGACATCTGTGTAGGTAGTTATTGTTGGTAGTTCTAGGTTTGGGGGATTTGAGGAGCGGCGGTCGAGGAAAAGGAAACTATCAAGTTTTCTGTTCTGTAAAAGAAGAGGtacaaaactaaaaagaaaatgaagaaggaaaGAGAGAATAGGAAGCAAAAGCGGTGGAGCAAACCCAAGTTGAAATAGTTTTTATTTTGGTGGCTTATTTGCGCCTTGCGCGAAGAATATAAGTGTAAATAAAAGGGGAAGACCCACATGCGCGACACGTGAGAGGACGACGAAGAATTGTGCAAAATCGAATTCGCACTTTATCTACCTATGTTGATAAACTACATTACAAAGTCATCAAACAATAATTATCTTATTTCATGAATGATAATCTATATTTTATTCAGAAAAGGGTTAGATTAGACGATAAAAAAGTACATACCCCattcacaaaattttcaaaacataaATTTTCGCTATCGTAAATCAACCTATTCCCATTCCCCAAATTTTCGCTATCTTCCTGTTCCCACTGTCCAAATTCGTGACCGATAAAACGTTGCAGTCCCTGCCTCTTTCCCCACCCATATCACACATCCAAACGTGGAACGTAGCAACACCACGAAATACTTAACGTCCTGCTCTTTACTCCGACCACCCTAACTCTGGCTCCCGCCGATGACAGTTGCGGCAGCAGCTTCAGCTTTCTCAGCTCTGGGATTCTTCAACTCCGGTAAGGTCTTACTTTCGTTTTCCTTGTTGAATTACAGAGTTATTGAATTAACTCTCATTTCTTCCCTTTCAGGGGGGGTTGGAAGAATCCAGTCGAAAAAGTTAAGCCCCCGGATTTCGGCGCGATTTTCGATTAAACCTAGCAATTTTTCTGGTAAAAACGCGAGGGTTCAGTTTCGGACTTCTGCTTCTGGCGGAATTCAGAGTTATGATTCTGAAAATGAAGCTGAACCTCGGACTTATGCATGGCCTGAAAAGAAGGTTTCCCTCTctcatttccttttatttttgttgtttttttatgAGTTTCGGTATCATCCTTTAGTTGATTTTATTTTCATGTCAATGAATCATGATGCATAATTTGGTTTTGTTTGttggattatttatttaataattaCTTGTCTTGTAAAGTaaattattaggaaaatttgttAAACTGGGCATCCTTGGAGCACTGCTTGCAGAAGATGGCACAATCTTTGACTATTTATTGTATAGGGTATTGGTTCTAACTTTAAAATAATTAGAACTTCCTATCCGGTAAAAAGTAAGTTTTGTGGAGAATTTGAATAAAAGCCTTCCATAGTATTTAGCGAACATTTATTATCTTTAGCATTAGGGCTCCAAGTGCCCCCTCCGTGCAGATTTTCTTAAATTATTGGGGTTCTACTGCAGCAATAATGAATGTTTGAATTTACTTTAGTTAAGGCGTTGAGCTTTGGTTTGTTCTACTTTAAGTGTTTCGTCTCTTAGTTTGTTGTGAACCTGACCTCTAGTTGTATGTGAAGTGGAGTTAAGGGGTTTATGTCAAATAAAACCCATGAAGAAAATAAGTGGACTTAAATTGCAATGTATTTTTTCAGTTGGAACAGTAGATAAATGCTtgttgtaaaatataattttgacaAGACCTTGATGCAGATAATAATTTGGAGACCCAAATAAAATGAACAAATGTTTTAACAGCCCAAAtataatttgcaaatatttattAGATCTTGGTAGCTTAATAAGCTTATTTGGCGTTTACATAAGTTTTGTAATATTTTGgattggaaaatattgaagaaaaTGTTTTAACTAGTAGAAGCTTGGCCAAGTTTGATAAATAGAGAATTAAACTGCAAATTTCTTGGTGACTTAATCATACTTCCTATGAAGAACCTATTGAAACTGAAAATATGGCATTTTTTATTTGGTTGCTGATATTTATAGAAGCTCCAAGAACTCAGTATGTTGGAGTTTTTATCCTTATTGCATAACTTTTGTGAGAAGTATACTCTTTTGCTGCAAAATGTAATTTTCCAAGAAGTTGGTCATGCTTGTAGTTCTTGTCTTTGAGTAATTGGTGTAAGCTATAAGGCATGAAGTCATATTCAATTTTCCTTgcaagggaaaaaaggaaaggtTTGTTAGTGATGTAGATGATCGTCTTTTATCTTGGTTAAAGTGGTATATTAGAGATTTGATGTGCATATGTTTGCTTGCTATTCGTTTTTTCTGAACAATTGGCATGCTGAATGTGTTAGGTCCTCTCTGTTTCATAAAAATCAGTTCATTTGATGTATAATAGATGGGATTAAATTGAAAATACATCTTTTTGGTTGCAGATAATAATTCTTATGGCAGTAGGTAGATTACATGTTAAATTTGTAGTAAAACAGTTTATTATGCTTGCAGCGACCTAGAATCTGTATATTAGGAGGTGGATTTGGAGGACTTTACACTGCTTTAAGATTAGAATCACTGGTTTGGCCAGATGGAAAGAAACCCCAGGTAAGTTGTAAACAGTTCTGATAAGCCTCATTTCTCAGTGCAAACTGTTGCTTATTTGACCTTTGGCATATAATACGGGGGCCGAATTATTGTTTTCTCAAGTAGGCTCTGACCTGAAAGCTGGATATTCTCATTTTCCTGTCATGACTCTGTTTTAGCTATATATTAAATCCGCATGTTTATTGGCTGAATCCTTGAGGAGCCAGTGGAAAACTTACTGATAGTTTTATACAACCATGTTTCTCTCAGTCACTTCTACCATGGGTAAGAACCACATGTTTGTCTTGTACATATGCTATTGCTAACCAACAATCTCACCATGACCACATGAAGCTACACTGTGTATGTCTTTCAGTATATTTCTATCAATCAATACTCCAagctgattctctctctctctctctcacacacacacacagagtaAAAATTATTCTCTCCATTGTTCATAGCCTTCACTTGTAAGAGAAACAAAACTTGAAGGAACAGCATAATGCCTGATAACATTCTTGTGGCCGTGATCATTTATTGTAtgtgtttcttttattttttgttctttatttTTGTGGGGGAGTGGGTTTGAAAATCCTGACAAGTTTCAGATGTTTGCTTACTGTGGAAAGCATTTACTTGAAATTATAGGTGGTTCTTGTTGACCAATGTGAGCATTTTGTTTTTAAGCCAATGTTATATGAGCTACTCTCTGGAGGtacattatttattttatcttttgtCTATCTTTAtggctatctttttttttttttctggtttaactTTTCTATGTTTTACAAGAATGCTTAAGAGTAAAAAATCTTATGTTTATACAGAAGTGGATCCTTGGGAAATAGCTCCACGTTTTACAGACTTGCTTGCAAATACTGGTGTGCAATTTTTCAAAGACAGGGTTAAATGCTTCTGTCCATCTGACGCCCTAGGAATGAATCCGCCCACTGTCTCTGGTGCAGGTGGAACTGTCCATCTTGAAAGCGGTCTCCTAATCGAATACGACTGGTATACTTTTGTACAAGTGTATTTAAGATTTGCATTGCTTCTTGATGGATGCTTAATTCAGTTGCAAATAGTTGCCAATAGAAGTACATATTCATGAAGTGGGTGccagagaagggaaaaaaatgtgCTATATAAATTGATTTTTATGTGAAATTATTTCCAATTGTTCTTTGGAATATCTGATTGAAGCATTTTGTAGTAGATTTAAACTCATTGAAAATTGAAACAAGTCAGTGAAAAGCTATTTAATTGGACAACTATTTCAAATAGCTGGTTTTCTTTCTTAAttcttccttctctttttctatGCATGTATCATTTGACTGTTTTACTCGTGTGAGTTTACCTATTGGTTCTTGATTAATGTATAATTTGTTAGTGAACTTGCATATACAGAAGCAAGAAGCTTTAATTGTCTTTCAGATAATTGAGTTTCAGAAGGTAATTTAAAACCTTTAAAATAAGATAAGATGCTCTTGGCCAGATGAAGAAGCAACAGTGACTCTCCTCTCTCgtcatttctttttgtaatacTTCAGCTCACagcatttttgttcattttaagTCTTTTTTTAAGCAAGACTTCTTTAATACATTGATAATGGAACTGTctaaaactcttttttttttacccaatCATGTTCATGGAATTTAATTTCATTATTTTCTGATTTGCACCAAAAGTTGTAAGATCCGCACAAATGGATTAACAATATCAGTGGAAACTACAAAGCATATGTCAGAAACAAGCTTGTATTCCAGTcacttgttttctctttttatcaTGCTTACCTTTCAGTAGTTTAATTTATTATGTCTATGCTCACTGTAACTCTCAGTGATCTTATCCAAGCTTCTTCGTATTCTATTTAGTGGACATATAGATAAACATTAAATGACCTTAAtgggatttttcttcttttttttccccactGTAGATTTTATTTATGTTTGGATACATTTGAATTTCCTATTGTGGAAAGTgctttttctgaatttttagtaatttttctctttgttaTCAGGCAATAGCTGTCCTGAATTTTCAACCAATAAACACACTTATTGGTTCTTGCTAACAACCAAAgtctctttctttttgagtaaaatattttatcTATGTTTATATGTTCCTGGCAGAGGTAGCGGTGTGGATGAATGAATTGGACTGTACtaaattgttagtttttttgTGCTTGGGCAGCCAGGTTGGTACTTGCACTAGGTGCTCAGGCAAAGCTTGAATCTGTGCCTGGTGCTGCAGAGTATGCATTGCCATTTTCTACTCTTGAAGATGCTCGCGTTAGTATATGTACTACTGGGCATTATTTATTCAGTAATTACTTCAAACAGTAATGCAGCATGTAAATTACAATAATTGGTATTGTCTTGGTCTTCTTGAAATTCAGATGGTTGATGAAAAACTTAGAGCATTAGAGCGCCAGAACTTTGGTAAGGACTCTCAAATACGTGTGGCTGTTGTGGGATGTGGTTACTCTGGAGTTGAGCTGGCTGCCACTGTATCTGAAAGACTGCAAGATAAGGGTATCGTGGAAGCAATTAATGTGCAAAATACAGTTTTGTCTAATGCTCCGGTTGGCAATAGAGAAGCAGCACTTAAGGTGTGcaaattttctaattaattCTGAAAAAGTGTTTCTGCTCTGAAGTATATTTTACTTGTTAAATTCCATTTTATGCACAGAGACTAGTTAACTGAAACATGTATGTTCCCTCCGCCATCTGGTTTCATTTAGAATGATTATCACATCAGCTTCTTTTGTGATAAAGCAATGTTCAAATAATTTTCAGATATGGCATGACACTAGGTCTAGTTCCAAAGAATCTGAAAGGCTATGGGCTTCACCATGTTTGTCCTCTCGTCAGTGATTGATTGTGGCAGCTGTGTCTAGGTTTAGTAGTAATAAATATATTGATTACagccatcttttaattttgtttctttttttaagaAGCCTCTTTTCCTTGTGTAACAGTTGTAGTAGCTGTCACTGGAGCATAGATGGTCTATGATACTAATTTTGAATGCACCCCAGATTATACGTTCTACTTGTATTTAGTTTCTTAGGCAAACAGCATATTAAGCCCTGTGCAACAATCCTGGATGTAGACATGACGTTTAGTAACAATCCTGCATATCCAATGCACAAGTGTGTACTTTTTCTGAGAGAATTGCCTTGCATGGGTAATGCTCTTTTTGGGTGGGTGGTACTTTAAGAATATATTTGAGGGATGCTCTTTTAGAGTGGGTGGGACTTTAAGAACCTATTTGGGCTTCAATGTTTAACCATAAGAACAAGCAAGCTGCAGGTAGGTCATATGAAAGTTGATTAATGTTCTGAGAGAAAACATGGATGAGAGTACAGTAGATTAAGGTCCAAATATTCAGGTAGACTATTTAAGTGGAGTGATCAAACAGGGTCCTATTATTCCTTTTAATATATGAAGGTATATCAAGTTTAAGTTGTTGGAAGTGTCCTCGTCTACAATAGACACCAACATATGAACATTTATATATGTATGTCTTGAGGTAAAGTCATATGTACAAGCTGATACAATTTAGTATGAAAACCAGATAATGACGATCGAAGAACCTCTAGAATCAGATAGAAAGAGATGGAATGTTAAACGTCTCATCCTTGTAGTACTTTCTGTTATCACTCCCAAATCCCTTCAGTGGCATGCTGAGATTATAATTAATACAAGAACTAGTTAAAAGAGATCCATATACGCTTCTGGTTTCAAAGATAGAGGAATCACAATTCATGATAATCACCTAATGAGTGTAGTTTCAATTATATTTTGTCACACCTGAATCTTGGCCGTTCAGTATATAACTTACCTGATtagatatttttatttttattttttttgggtaagtaaGATTATATTAATTGCCAAGGCAGTGTTACAGAATAAAAGGGGCATACCCCAGGCaccaacaataatccaataaaacaCAAGTCTATCATGCAGTCAAGTCATGATTCAAAACGCAAGATATTTTGAACTCTTTCTAAGAAGAATATGAACTTGCTGTTGCATTAAAGCATCCTAGCTCTCTGTCATGCAGTCAAGTCATGATTTGAGCTTTTCAGTTTGTGAAAATACAGACTGGTTGTGAGAGTTTAACCTCTCAAGAAGATATTTTAGCACAAGACTAGATTTATAGTCTTGTTACCAGGTTCATaggttttcccttttttcctacTTATATTTCTACCGATGGTGTAGTTACTTATTCTTATGCTAGTTCTTAGTCTGAATTATTTTGTCTATACACCATAGCTGATTCTTTCTGGCTAAGAATACTACTTTTTAATAGTCTTTACGTGGTTCGttatattttttcttagttGCCAAACTTGGTGACATCATATAACTTGTTATTCATTCATTAATAAGGTAATATTTATGTTGCAGGTTCTCTCATCCAGAAAAGTTAAACTTTTACTGGGATATTTTGTCCGTTGTATTAGAGAAGTAGACAAGTCTGGAATTCATGATAAGGAAACAGCTAAAAGTCATAGAAACCTAATACTAGAGCTGCAGCCAGCTGAAAGGGGTGTACAAAGTCAAATGTTGGAAGCTGATCTGGTTTTGTGGACTGTTGGTACAAAGTCTTTACTTCCTCTGCTAGAACCCTCTGACAAGCCACATGAAATTCCTCTTAACGCCAGGGGACAAGCTGAAACAGATGAAACTCTTAGGGTTAAGGGTCACCCACGTATATTTGCTGTTGGTGACTCATCCGCTTTTAGAGATAGCAGTGGGAAGTTGCTTCCGGCCAGTGCACAGGTACGGTGgtgattgtttctttttcttcttcaatgATTGGAATAAAGGAACAAAAGCTACTGTTTCAGCTAATAAGTACTAATGTATCATCTCATTTACATTTTCTAATCTTTCTGAAATTAGAGTCTAAGTTTTCAACCATAGATTCTGGTGAAACAAGTTGTATTTGTTTTGAAGCGATATTTCCTTTATATGATTAAATTCTAAGTTTCTCGAGCATATTTCTCATTTCTGTGTGGAATATTGTGCAACCATCATAAAGTCTTGTCGGTACCAAAGCTAGGATTCTGCCAAAAGCGTCCAAAATTATTTTTGAGCCTGTAAATAGGATATCAACTTgtgattccaaataaaagataCGCATGTAAATATGCTTTCTACTTgtgattccaaataaaagataCTAACTCCTATACCCTTGTAAGAGAGCTTAGATTTGCACACTTAAAACCAATTATGCAGTCCAACAATCAAACATTATAATTTAACTTGGTTTGAGGGTTTTTTAAGGCCACAATTGTTTGGTAGTTTATTCCCACCTCTCTGTTCTAGATTCCTTTCTTGCTCTTTGGATGTGAGCTGCTCACTTTTTGGCTAATTTCTTCTGCATCATCCTGAAAAATGATTCAAAGTGAATTTGTTAGTATTTTCATCCTGGATGGTATGACAGTTGCACAATGTATTTCTCCATATCTTGTCCATATGACCTACTTgataaaaatatgtatatgCACCATTGTCATATTGTATTCAAATCTAATGTTTTTTATTGCAACATCTTTTTTAGGCTGTTATTGTGACATGTCAATCTCAAATAGCTTACCTAGTAGCCAATCAGTTTCCTTGATTACTAGCAGGAAAAATTATGAACATTTATATTGTAGGGTAAAAATAGCAAAAAATTATGTTTATAATAGATTCCCACGCTTGTCATTATCTATACGTGCTATCAATCTCAGGTGGCATTCCAGCAAGCTGATTTTGCTGGTTGGAATCTATGGGCTGCAATCAATGACAGACCTCTGCTGCCGTTCAGGTTAGGATGTGAAGTTTCTAGATATGGATGCTTTGTCATACTATAGCGTGACCACgttttcatcttttcatagtCTCTTTCAAATTATACATGTTGCTGTGACAACTCAGGCTTGAATCAAAAGGGGCTTATCCTCTGCTTGCAGAGGTAAAGCTGTGTATGGCTGACTTTATGATGCCATGAAATGGTGGATGGCTTATGGACTTGTTTTCCCTTGATTTTCTATATGACTAAAGAACATAAGTTGACTACCAAGGTGTGCAATTGATGATAGAATACTGTGGTTATCACTTATGATAAGAATCCTAACAATCATAACGCACAAAAATTCTATAATGGATAAACATCTAAGTTGATAGAGAAAGTAATCATTGAGCCCATCTTGCATCGGAGGCTATCAATGCAGTGCTACTGGAAACCATCAGTACCATGATTATGGGGTTCAGAATACCAATTATTGCCTGCTGGTAGAAGATGCTGTGTAtgcaatctagtcaattttgacaaTTCTGACAGCTTTAAGTGCTTGAGACATGCACgtaatttctttttgtttttccctaTATCAGAAAGTTAAGTTACACAGACAGCATCTTTCTTCCTGTAGTCGTGGCCTGCAGTATCTTAAGTTGCTGAAGCTTGATTGCTATTCTTTCTCTAATAatgctgattagagttcacatTACAGGTTTCAGAATTTAGGTGAGATGATGACTCTTGGGAGATATGATGGTGCTATTTCACCAAGCTTTATTGAGGGCCTAACGCTTGAAGGCCCTATTGGTCATACTGGTATGTCTAGTCCTTCGTTACCTTTACAGTTTTTGGCTCCCTACTCTTTCTATGATTGAGCTATGTTGTTTCACTGATATTGCAGCAAGAAAATTGGCATACTTAATAAgattaccaactgatgagcACCGTGTAAAAGTGGGGTTTAGTTGGTTGGCAAAGACAGCAGTTGAGTCTGTTGCATTTTTGCAAGACAACCTCACAAAAGTAGTTTCAGGTTCATAGGCTTGtgtatctctctctctttaatATCTGTTATTTAAGTTTTTGAACATTTATTGTAACATATGTAGCAAAAAGAAAGAGATTATCATGAAATAAAGGGACAAATATGAAGCTCTGATTTTAAGCATTTTAGAAATTTATTTCTTTCCCCCTTTTctcaatgttttaaaactcaGACCGTTAATTGAACTGGTGAAGTTACCGGGTCGAGGTTCAATCGGTTGGACTGGTTCAATTCCGGTTCAATaattatacacacacacacacctgtGCTAAGGCTAAGATACTCCACAGATATCACATGATAAAAAGTTAAGGGAAAAGAGTCCCAATAGCCCTCCAACTCTCACTCAGATAAAGTTTTGGCCCTCCAACAATTAAAGATACGTTTTTGGCCATCGATCTAACAAAATAGCATATTGGTGGCCCTTCTGTCAAATTCACCAGTTAACTATGACGGAAAGCTTCATCTCGTGAGACGCGACACCAAATATGAAGGGCATTATGGTCTTTACATGATGATTGACCAAGCAAAAAGAGAGTAAAAAGGTTGCTTCTTCTCTTACCTCAAGTTAGAGCAACAAAAATCTCCATCCAACAAATTCATCCATCCATTTATTAGGACTACTTCGTAAAGCAACTGAATGACAGAAACTGTTTGGTGGTTTGTGCTTTTCTCGATTTTCACAAATCTGCTGGCTATGGCTATGGCTGTGGCTGTGAGAGGAGGATGAGATGAGGCCTCTTTCTTTACAAAATTGGATGCGTGGGGACGCTTTCACCGCCGGGCCGAGAGagtccaagaattcttggaatCAGACAATAGAGACAATAAAAAGTTAGCAGAGAAACTGACTTGGAATCAGACAACAGAGACCGTTTGCCCGGGGTCCGGGGTGGATTTAACCCATTCAAATTTTTTCTCCCAGTTATGCTTTTGTACGCGTCCAAAGAATCGGCAGCGAAcccagaaaaaatgaaaatcgatgCTAAAAAACAAATCAGAAGAAGCACCGAAGAGAACTTCATCGGCGATGTCAAAACTTGAAAGAGAACAAATCGGGTCAAAATATCGTCGGGGGCAAGAGCTTCGCATAATTTATGAGGAATAATCAAGGAGGTAGATTAAGGAGGAGGAAATCTACGGGAAGGAAAATGATAGGCGGAAGAAAACGGATATTCCAAACTTCCGAGAATAGCATTAAAGGCGATGGATTTCTCGGAGTCCGACGtcgaggaggtggtggtggcgatgGAATTCAGACTCTTCAGTGGTTCTCTTGCCCGGCCTGCCTAGTCGTTCCTTAAGAATTAAGACTGACGTAGTCAAACTTCGATCGTGGGTTGTCGTCGATTAGTAGGA
This window encodes:
- the LOC113702250 gene encoding alternative NAD(P)H-ubiquinone oxidoreductase C1, chloroplastic/mitochondrial-like, whose product is MTVAAAASAFSALGFFNSGGVGRIQSKKLSPRISARFSIKPSNFSGKNARVQFRTSASGGIQSYDSENEAEPRTYAWPEKKRPRICILGGGFGGLYTALRLESLVWPDGKKPQVVLVDQCEHFVFKPMLYELLSGEVDPWEIAPRFTDLLANTGVQFFKDRVKCFCPSDALGMNPPTVSGAGGTVHLESGLLIEYDWLVLALGAQAKLESVPGAAEYALPFSTLEDARMVDEKLRALERQNFGKDSQIRVAVVGCGYSGVELAATVSERLQDKGIVEAINVQNTVLSNAPVGNREAALKVLSSRKVKLLLGYFVRCIREVDKSGIHDKETAKSHRNLILELQPAERGVQSQMLEADLVLWTVGTKSLLPLLEPSDKPHEIPLNARGQAETDETLRVKGHPRIFAVGDSSAFRDSSGKLLPASAQVAFQQADFAGWNLWAAINDRPLLPFRFQNLGEMMTLGRYDGAISPSFIEGLTLEGPIGHTARKLAYLIRLPTDEHRVKVGFSWLAKTAVESVAFLQDNLTKVVSGS